In Planococcus shixiaomingii, the DNA window TGCGGAAGTGCTGGGTATTCCTACGCTTCAAACAGGCGTTTTCGGCGGTATCATCGTCGGAGTATTAGCCGCCTTTATGTACAATAAATTCTTTAACATCAAATTGCCGCAATTTCTTGGATTCTTTGCCGGCAAGCGTTTTGTTCCAATCGTTACGGCTTTCTCAGCAGTATTTCTTGGAATTGTCATGTTCCTTGTATGGCCATTTGCTCAAAACGGCTTGAATGCGCTATCGCACTTCATGCTTGAAACCAACCGGACGTTAGCCGCTTTCGTATTCGGTACGATTGAACGCGGATTAATCCCGTTCGGCTTGCACCATATCTTTTATTCGCCATTCTGGTTTGAATTCGGATCTTACACGAATGCTGCTGGAGAAATCATTCGCGGAGACCAGCGAATCTTCTTCTCTCAATTGCAAGACGGCGTCGATTTTACAGCTGGTACATTTATGGCCGGCAAGTTCCCGTTCATGATGTTCGGCCTTCCGGCTGCTGCACTTGCCATCTATCACTGCGCACGCCCCGAGAAGAAAAAAATCGTCGGCGGAATCATGGCATCAGGTGCTTTGACTTCATTCTTAACAGGTATTACAGAACCACTTGAATTTTCATTCTTGTTTGTTGCACCAGTTCTTTTCGGTATCCATGCAGTTTTTGCAGGATTGTCGTTTATGACTATGCACCTTCTTGACGTTAAAATCGGTATGACTTTCTCGGGCGGATTGATCGACTTCCTGCTCTTCGGCGTTATGCCTGGAAGAACCGACTGGTGGTGGGTCATCATCATTGGTGCTGTCTTCTCGGTTATTTACTATTTCGGTTTCCGCTTTGCCATCAAGAAGTTCAACTTGATGACTCCAGGCCGTGAAGAAGATACAGAAGAAGACGACGACGGCGAAGAAGTCGGCGATCTGCCATATGAAATTCTTGCGGCGATGGGCGGACAAGAAAACATCAAGAACTTGGATGCGTGCATTACCCGCCTTCGCGTCAGTGTAGAAGATAAAAACAATGTAGACAAAAACAGATTGAAGAAACTTGGCGCATCCGGCGTCATGGAAGTCGGAAACAACATCCAAGCAATCTTCGGACCAGTCTCTGACAGCTTGCGCGGTCAAATGCAAGATATCATCAACGGCAAGAGACCACGTCCACAAGCAGCTGCTCCAAAAGTTGCCGAAGGGACAATCGAAAATGCTGCAGACAAAACAGCAACACTAGAATTTGTTAGCCCGATGACGGGCGAAATCCTGCCAATTACTGAAGTTCCTGACCAAGTATTCGCAGGCAAAATGATCGGCGACGGATTTGCCATCCGCCCTACTGACGGCAAAGTCGTATCACCCGTCAACGGTAAAGTCGTTACGGTTTTCCCGACAAAACATGCGATCGGCATTGCGGCAGACAACGGCACTGAAGTTCTGATCCATATCGGAATTGATACGGTCAACTTGAAAGGCGAAGGATTTACGTCGAGAATTGAACAAGGCGACCTTGTCGAACAAGGCCAACTTCTAATGGAAGTGGATTTGGACTATGTCGAAAAGAACGCAGCATCAATCGTTACACCTATTGTCTTCACTAATTTGACTGAAGGCCAGGCTGTAGAAATTAAAACATCCGGTATTGTGAACGCTAAAGATAAAAATATTATCAAAATCACAGAAGGACAGCCTGCAACCACTAACTAAGTTTCACATCAAAAGCCCGGCTAGCAGCGATTTGTTATCGTTTGCGTCCGGGCTTTTCATTATTTAAAAGAGAAATTGGAGTGGGATAAATGAAGTTATTAACGTTGAATTGCCATTCCTGGCATGAAGAAAACCAGCTCGAAAAAATCAGTCATCTAGCGGAAGCGATCAAAGAACAGGCCTATGACGTGATTGCCTTGCAGGAGGTCAATCAATCGATTGGCGAACCATTGATTGATAAGAACATTAAAAAAGATAATTATGCAGTGGTCTTGCTGCACCAGCTAAAAGAAATCGGTGTAGAAGATTACGCGCTCGTATGGAATTTTTCCCACTTCATCTATGGAAAATTCGAAGAAGGTTTGGCTATTTTAACAAAACATCCCATACTGGAGGAACATTCTTTCTTCGTCAGCAAAGAATCCGATCCAGATACTTGGAAAACCCGGAAAATCGTTGGGACAAAAATTGATTGGAATGGCCGGCCAATCTCCTTCTACTCCTGCCATACCGGATGGTGGCATGACGCGGAAGAACCTTTCAAATACCAAGCGGATGTCCTCTTTGAGAATTTAAACAAGGAAGAAGTGTTCTTTCTATTAGGCGATTTCAACAACAACGCTTCTCTTGCAGGAGAAGGCTATGAATACTTGATGAACAAAGGGCTTTATGACAGCTACTCTCTCGCCGAAGAAAAAGACGAAGGCATTACCGTCAAAGGAAAAATTACGGGCTGGAACAACAACAAAGAAGACTTGCGCATCGATTTAATCTTGATGAGCGAGCCGTTTCCGGTTGTTTCTTCAAAAGTCATCTTCAACAACGAAAACAAGCCCGTCGTTTCCGATCATTTCGGAGTCGAAGTGGAAGTGAAAATATGAAAGCAGCCCTCTTCTAGATGAAGTGGCTTAAAGGTTATCTAGAAAAAGCTTTCGCCAATTTTTTCATTTCGCTCCAGGCGGACGCTTTCCGCGGGCTCGCGCCGAGCCGCTTCGTCGCTTCGCGACTGCAGGGTCTCGACTGTCTCGCTGTCCCGCCGGAGTCGCCGCCTTCCGCTTCACTCAATCGCTGTTATTCCTTGCAATCGTTTTTTTGCTAAGTAAGTTCTGGAAAACTGACCTCTCTGACGTTTCTTTTTAATACACAAGATATGGAGCAAAACAGCGGAGACTCCCGCGGTGCAAGCCCGCAGGAAAGCGGAGCTGTTTTGTGGAGTATCGACTATTCCAATATGAGAGAATAATTTTGTATCTTTCTCAACAAAAAGTAAGCCCCTCTTCTAGATGAAGAAGGGCTTACTTTTTCAATTAAATTCCGCCTTACTCAAGCAGTTTTGCCACTTTTCGGGAAATCTCATGCGTATTGATGGCGGATTCCAGCTGATTGTTGTTCACGCACTTTATGAATTCCTCGACTTCGTAATACATCGTGTCAAATTCATGCGGAACCGAAAGGTCTTCCGTTGAGCCGTCTCTGTATTTGATGACGATATGCTTCGGATCGCTGATTCGGTCGATTTCGATAATACCGTTCTCACCTTGGATTTCACTTGGCATGTAAGAATCCGATATCTTCGAATACATGATCACTGCTTCTACCCCATTGTAATTCAGGATCATGCTGCCTTGGCCTTCTGCACCCGTCGATAACAAATAACTATTTCTCAGGACTGAATCCGGTTCTCCTACTAAATGGACGATAGGTGCGATGCAGTAAACTCCTAAATCCATTTTGGCACCATTCCCCAGTTCAGGCTTAAAGGCATTTTCAATAATACCTTCTTTGTATTTATCGTAGCGGGAAGAATACTGGTTGTAATGGAAAACAAAACGGCGCAGCTGGCCGATTTTATCCAAGTTCTTTCTCATGTTAAGGAACGACGGCGTCACCGTTGACTTCATCGCTTCCATATACGTCACTTTGTATTTCTGAGAAGCCTCAATTACCCGGTCCATTTCCGCAGCGGAAGTAACTGCAGGCTTTTCGCAAAGAACGTGAATACCATGCTCCATCGCAAGCACACTTTGTTCCACGTGGAACGAATTTGGTGACGCGATATAGACAGCATCAATCGTTCCGCTTTGGAACATTTCCACCATATCGGTGTAGACATGTTCCACCCCGTACTGATCCGCAAACTCCTTGCCCTTTTCTGTTGTTCTGGAGTAAACAGCTCCTATACTGAATTCCGGATGCGCTTTTGCTGCTTTAATGAGCCGATCGGTGATCCAGTTCGTTCCGATAATTCCAAATCTCATGTTGTTCCCTCTTTTCTAATTCAACTATGTATTTGCTTTCTATGAACAGCTGCAACCATTTTCTTTAGTGGATGCATATTTTTTATATAAACAATTCTAACACACGCTTAGGGTTTGATTGGACAAATAGAAAAAGCACCTCGCCCGAAGGCAAGGTGCTTATCGATAGTTTGCGGCGTTCCAAGCCACGCTCCACAACGTGTTCCTAAAAGGAATGCTTGTCCGTCTTACGCAAACGAGCTCATCGCGTCTTTAACAATAGATCATATTAGAAAAAGTGTCAATGCATTTCGCTTGGGAAGCGTGGCGAAGAACAGTATTCCTATTACAAAATAGGCGCAACAAGTTCGGCAACCCGCAGCCTGAGCCGATTACTCAATGAAAAATCCCTAAAGTACTCTGTCGTAAGTTCCTTAGAAAGCTTTACATCATTCAAGAAGATCTGAACCATCTCTTCCGCAGCCTCTGCATCGTAGACAAAGGCATTCGCTTCATAATTCAATGTAAAACTCCTTACATCCATATTCGCCGAACCCACCGAAAAAGCTTTGCCATCAACCACTAAGGTTTTAGCATGCAAAAAGCCATTATCATAGGCATATACTTTTACACCGAAGCCTGCAAGTTCTTTGGCAAAAGACAAGCTGGCACTATAGACAAATATATGATCCGCTTTATTCGGAATCATAACCCGCACATCTATGCCACTGAGCGCCGCTGTACGGAGTGCATCTAAAACAGCTAGATCAGGAACTAAATAAGGGGTTTGAATATAAACGAACTCCCGCGCTTGGGCAATCATCCGCAAATACCCATTTTTTATTTGATCAATCAATTCATCCGGTCCGCTAGCCACTACTTGCATCCCAACTCCTTCTACAAGATCGGCAGAAGGAAAATAATTATCTTCATACGTTTTGAAGTATTTTTTAGTCGTTTCGTTCCAGTCAGTTAAAAACCGATGCTGCAAAGAATAGACGGCCTCCCCTTCGACGCGGAGGTGCGTGTCCCGCCAGTAGCCGAACTTCCCGTTTCGTCCTAAATATTCATCTCCAACATTAAATCCGCCGATATATCCAAATTTCCCGTCTATGATCGCAATTTTTCTATGGTTCCGGTAATTGACGCGTGGATTAGCGAAAGGCAGTTTGGAAGGCAATGATGCTGCTGCTTTGCCACCAGCCTGAAAAAAGTCATGAAAAAATTTTTTGGACAATGAATTAGAGCCGATATCATCATAAAGAAAAAGGACTTCAACGCCTTGCTTCGCTTTTTCCGTCAGCAACCCAATAAGGCTTCTCCCCATATCGTCATTATTCACCAAATAATATTCGAGGTGGATATGGTCTTTCGCCGCTTCAATATCCTTGAACAATGCATCAAATTTCCGTTTTCCATCCGTGTAGATTTGAAGGCGATTATGATAAGTGAACGGAGCTGTCTCGTTTTTCAGATTCATCCGTATAAGATGCTGCCATTCATCCGCCACCGCTGATGGAAAACTGAAAGTTCCCCGGTCAATTTGGGACAGTTGCTGTTCTGAATGATCCTGGATTTCCTGATTCATATAAGTAGTGGCATGCTTTGATTTGTTTTTTCTATGCGGCTGGCCAAAAAACAGGTAAAGCAGAAAGCCCAAAATAGGAAGAAAAAATAAAATCATAACCCACGCCCATTTAGAAGATGCCCTTTTCCGTTCGATAAAAAGGATAAAAAGCGCTAACCCAGCATTTAATAAAAACACCAGATTGCTGACAAGGTTCCACCATCCTAACGAATTCCACCACTCGGCAGCAATAGTGATTACCTCCTTTCGCTTTCGGTTTTCCTTTAATTTACCCGGTTTGCTAGCTATTAGTCCTTTTACTAAAGGGCATAACATTCATAGCTG includes these proteins:
- the ptsG gene encoding glucose-specific PTS transporter subunit IIBC; protein product: MSTKSATSSNLFGTLQKVGKALMLPVALLPAAGILLAFGTSFAQESFLEAVPFFGADWIQKLLFVMAEAGGIIFDNLPLLFAVGVAIGLAGGDGVAGLAAIIGYLIMNVTMKAFGNITAEMTTDPKYAEVLGIPTLQTGVFGGIIVGVLAAFMYNKFFNIKLPQFLGFFAGKRFVPIVTAFSAVFLGIVMFLVWPFAQNGLNALSHFMLETNRTLAAFVFGTIERGLIPFGLHHIFYSPFWFEFGSYTNAAGEIIRGDQRIFFSQLQDGVDFTAGTFMAGKFPFMMFGLPAAALAIYHCARPEKKKIVGGIMASGALTSFLTGITEPLEFSFLFVAPVLFGIHAVFAGLSFMTMHLLDVKIGMTFSGGLIDFLLFGVMPGRTDWWWVIIIGAVFSVIYYFGFRFAIKKFNLMTPGREEDTEEDDDGEEVGDLPYEILAAMGGQENIKNLDACITRLRVSVEDKNNVDKNRLKKLGASGVMEVGNNIQAIFGPVSDSLRGQMQDIINGKRPRPQAAAPKVAEGTIENAADKTATLEFVSPMTGEILPITEVPDQVFAGKMIGDGFAIRPTDGKVVSPVNGKVVTVFPTKHAIGIAADNGTEVLIHIGIDTVNLKGEGFTSRIEQGDLVEQGQLLMEVDLDYVEKNAASIVTPIVFTNLTEGQAVEIKTSGIVNAKDKNIIKITEGQPATTN
- a CDS encoding endonuclease/exonuclease/phosphatase family protein, translating into MKLLTLNCHSWHEENQLEKISHLAEAIKEQAYDVIALQEVNQSIGEPLIDKNIKKDNYAVVLLHQLKEIGVEDYALVWNFSHFIYGKFEEGLAILTKHPILEEHSFFVSKESDPDTWKTRKIVGTKIDWNGRPISFYSCHTGWWHDAEEPFKYQADVLFENLNKEEVFFLLGDFNNNASLAGEGYEYLMNKGLYDSYSLAEEKDEGITVKGKITGWNNNKEDLRIDLILMSEPFPVVSSKVIFNNENKPVVSDHFGVEVEVKI
- a CDS encoding Gfo/Idh/MocA family protein; the protein is MRFGIIGTNWITDRLIKAAKAHPEFSIGAVYSRTTEKGKEFADQYGVEHVYTDMVEMFQSGTIDAVYIASPNSFHVEQSVLAMEHGIHVLCEKPAVTSAAEMDRVIEASQKYKVTYMEAMKSTVTPSFLNMRKNLDKIGQLRRFVFHYNQYSSRYDKYKEGIIENAFKPELGNGAKMDLGVYCIAPIVHLVGEPDSVLRNSYLLSTGAEGQGSMILNYNGVEAVIMYSKISDSYMPSEIQGENGIIEIDRISDPKHIVIKYRDGSTEDLSVPHEFDTMYYEVEEFIKCVNNNQLESAINTHEISRKVAKLLE
- the cls gene encoding cardiolipin synthase, with the protein product MTIAAEWWNSLGWWNLVSNLVFLLNAGLALFILFIERKRASSKWAWVMILFFLPILGFLLYLFFGQPHRKNKSKHATTYMNQEIQDHSEQQLSQIDRGTFSFPSAVADEWQHLIRMNLKNETAPFTYHNRLQIYTDGKRKFDALFKDIEAAKDHIHLEYYLVNNDDMGRSLIGLLTEKAKQGVEVLFLYDDIGSNSLSKKFFHDFFQAGGKAAASLPSKLPFANPRVNYRNHRKIAIIDGKFGYIGGFNVGDEYLGRNGKFGYWRDTHLRVEGEAVYSLQHRFLTDWNETTKKYFKTYEDNYFPSADLVEGVGMQVVASGPDELIDQIKNGYLRMIAQAREFVYIQTPYLVPDLAVLDALRTAALSGIDVRVMIPNKADHIFVYSASLSFAKELAGFGVKVYAYDNGFLHAKTLVVDGKAFSVGSANMDVRSFTLNYEANAFVYDAEAAEEMVQIFLNDVKLSKELTTEYFRDFSLSNRLRLRVAELVAPIL